Proteins found in one Vallitalea guaymasensis genomic segment:
- a CDS encoding DUF2164 domain-containing protein, whose amino-acid sequence MNNSKIELSKEKQEIIKGLIKEYFYEERDEELGDLAAMLFMDFIIEKIGPEIYNEAINDCVKVMGDKVEELYGLEK is encoded by the coding sequence ATGAATAATAGTAAGATTGAATTGTCAAAAGAGAAGCAGGAAATAATAAAAGGACTTATTAAAGAGTATTTTTACGAGGAAAGAGATGAAGAATTAGGAGATTTAGCAGCAATGCTTTTTATGGACTTTATCATAGAAAAGATTGGTCCTGAAATATATAATGAAGCAATAAATGATTGTGTGAAAGTAATGGGGGATAAGGTAGAAGAATTGTATGGGTTGGAAAAGTAG
- a CDS encoding SPFH domain-containing protein, with product MKKRHIAIIILLVVGVILLSSSTYIINEDQVAVIKQFGLIKTTIINTKDYDLVKQNLIDNNKEDVKIIREKGLHFKIPFIQNVEKYDSKYLTYKSRTEKINTKDSRFLDIQMYAQYRIIDPVKFNESVISESGANYVMDQRLYPVVIQSGNRLVFNEFFQSEILESHITEKLDELNKKLMEDFGLYVTDVGVNRRTFPTDNIASIESKMSKQIEKESEKLIAEGDSAYQKAKATTDRQRKELIASAIEKAAVTKAEADAEAIKIYQESLNKDLEFYKFIQRMDIYKNLKDTTIFLDKNNDLLEYVNGYQ from the coding sequence ATGAAGAAAAGACACATTGCCATTATAATATTGTTAGTTGTAGGTGTAATCTTATTATCATCAAGTACTTACATTATTAATGAAGATCAAGTTGCAGTAATTAAGCAGTTTGGACTAATTAAAACTACAATCATCAATACAAAAGATTATGATCTAGTAAAACAGAATCTCATAGATAATAATAAAGAAGATGTTAAAATCATAAGAGAGAAAGGGTTGCATTTTAAGATTCCTTTCATACAGAATGTTGAAAAATATGACTCTAAATATTTAACTTATAAATCACGTACAGAAAAAATCAATACCAAGGATAGTAGATTCTTAGACATTCAGATGTATGCACAATATAGAATCATTGACCCTGTAAAATTCAATGAATCTGTTATTAGTGAAAGTGGCGCTAATTACGTTATGGACCAGAGACTTTACCCTGTTGTAATTCAATCTGGTAACAGATTAGTATTCAACGAATTTTTCCAGAGTGAAATCTTAGAATCTCACATAACAGAAAAATTAGATGAGTTGAATAAAAAATTAATGGAAGATTTTGGACTATATGTAACAGATGTAGGTGTTAATAGAAGAACTTTCCCAACAGATAATATTGCCAGTATCGAAAGTAAGATGTCCAAGCAAATTGAAAAGGAAAGTGAAAAATTAATAGCTGAAGGTGATTCTGCTTACCAAAAAGCCAAAGCTACTACAGACCGTCAAAGAAAAGAATTAATAGCTTCAGCAATTGAAAAAGCAGCAGTAACTAAAGCAGAGGCTGATGCAGAAGCAATTAAGATTTATCAAGAATCTCTAAATAAAGACTTAGAGTTCTATAAATTCATTCAGAGAATGGATATCTACAAGAACTTGAAAGATACAACCATATTCTTAGACAAGAACAATGACCTTTTAGAGTATGTAAATGGTTATCAATAA
- a CDS encoding argininosuccinate synthase — protein sequence MNNNNNETKKKVVLAYSGGLDTTVIIHWLIQNYNYEVIAVCVDVGQGKELDGLEERALSSGASKLYIENVVEDFVDDYVIPTVKSGAVYEGKYLLGTSMARPIISQKLVEIALKEGAEAICHGATGKGNDQVRFELTIKALAPHLKIIAPWRIWDIQSREDALDYCAEHGIEAPMKKEDSYSRDRNLWHLSHEGLDLELPENEPDYDNLLQMTVTPEKAPDEPTYIEIEFDKGTPVKLNGEEMNCTNILTKLNEIGGKNGIGLIDIVENRIVGMKSRGVYETPGGAILYYAHKELEYLCLDKQTLAYKDTLSIKFAELVYSGEWFTPLREALSAFVDSTQETVTGKVKLKLYKGNIISAGSSSPYSLYNESIASFTTGELYNHKDAEGFINLFGLPLKVRAMMFNNINSNK from the coding sequence ATGAATAACAATAATAATGAAACTAAGAAAAAAGTCGTATTAGCATATTCTGGTGGACTAGATACTACGGTTATTATACATTGGTTAATACAAAATTATAATTATGAGGTAATAGCTGTTTGTGTTGACGTAGGGCAAGGAAAAGAATTAGATGGATTAGAAGAAAGAGCTTTATCCTCTGGAGCTAGTAAGTTATACATAGAAAACGTTGTTGAAGATTTTGTTGATGATTACGTAATACCAACTGTAAAATCTGGTGCTGTATATGAAGGCAAATACTTATTAGGTACATCTATGGCAAGACCAATCATTTCTCAGAAATTAGTTGAGATTGCATTAAAAGAAGGTGCTGAAGCAATATGCCACGGTGCTACTGGTAAAGGTAATGACCAAGTTCGTTTTGAGTTAACTATCAAAGCTCTTGCACCTCATCTTAAAATTATTGCACCTTGGAGAATATGGGATATCCAGTCTCGTGAAGATGCTCTTGACTATTGTGCTGAACATGGAATTGAAGCACCAATGAAAAAGGAAGATAGTTATAGTAGAGACCGTAACTTATGGCATCTTAGCCATGAAGGACTTGATCTTGAATTACCTGAGAATGAACCTGACTATGATAACCTTCTTCAGATGACAGTAACACCTGAAAAGGCTCCTGATGAACCTACATATATTGAAATAGAATTTGACAAAGGGACTCCTGTTAAGTTGAACGGAGAAGAAATGAACTGTACCAACATCCTTACTAAACTTAATGAAATCGGTGGAAAAAATGGTATAGGTTTAATTGATATAGTTGAAAACCGTATTGTTGGTATGAAATCAAGAGGAGTTTATGAGACTCCAGGTGGAGCTATCTTATACTATGCTCATAAAGAACTTGAATATCTATGCTTGGATAAACAAACTTTAGCTTACAAAGATACTCTATCAATCAAATTTGCAGAATTAGTATATAGCGGAGAATGGTTTACACCACTTCGTGAAGCATTATCAGCTTTTGTTGATTCTACTCAAGAAACTGTAACAGGTAAAGTCAAGTTAAAATTATACAAAGGAAATATTATTTCAGCTGGTTCTAGTTCTCCTTACTCATTATATAATGAGAGTATTGCTAGTTTTACAACTGGTGAATTATATAACCACAAAGATGCTGAAGGATTCATCAACCTATTCGGACTTCCACTAAAAGTTAGAGCTATGATGTTTAATAATATTAATTCCAATAAATAA
- a CDS encoding ZIP family metal transporter — protein MGNSLSFLVSSLTGLIGLSLGVIMTYRISDRGKRFEGVMLAFTAGLMLAIVSFELLPKAFEIGGLKIGLIGIGIGIIFVIVLEDYLDKSKKIQKDTDNRYIKSAILLSIAFMIHNIPEGIAIGSMIGISDSEGLRFAFAILVHNIPEGMIIAMPLIKSKVRMVYILLIVSFISLSMGIGAIIGLTLSQVSPECISISLGIAGGIMLYVTTGEIIVKSMNQWKGRSITISIILGMLLGVLLSHN, from the coding sequence ATGGGTAATAGTTTGTCTTTTTTGGTTAGCTCTTTAACTGGATTAATTGGTCTTTCATTAGGGGTAATCATGACATATAGAATATCTGATAGAGGTAAAAGGTTTGAAGGTGTCATGCTTGCTTTTACAGCAGGACTAATGTTGGCTATCGTTTCATTTGAATTATTACCAAAAGCATTTGAGATAGGTGGCTTGAAAATTGGGCTGATAGGTATTGGAATAGGTATAATATTTGTTATAGTACTGGAAGATTATCTTGATAAGAGTAAAAAAATCCAAAAAGATACAGATAATAGATATATCAAAAGTGCCATCCTGCTATCTATTGCATTTATGATACATAATATACCAGAAGGTATTGCTATTGGTTCAATGATAGGTATTTCTGATAGTGAAGGATTAAGGTTCGCTTTTGCGATATTAGTACATAATATACCAGAAGGTATGATTATAGCCATGCCACTTATAAAAAGTAAAGTCAGAATGGTTTATATACTATTAATCGTAAGCTTTATAAGCCTGTCCATGGGTATTGGAGCAATTATAGGATTAACACTTAGTCAGGTATCTCCTGAATGTATTTCCATATCCTTAGGTATTGCAGGTGGTATCATGCTCTATGTAACAACAGGAGAAATAATAGTAAAATCAATGAATCAATGGAAAGGCAGATCAATAACTATTTCAATTATATTGGGAATGCTATTAGGAGTTCTATTATCACATAATTAA
- a CDS encoding zinc dependent phospholipase C family protein, whose amino-acid sequence MGIIILEDTSDDKEGMTMGKRFEKYYGKSFRRFLKIINPIKKLFISTDCEVHKFNNLHGLQLLKRYNYEDEYDLFHDYLDDINEGSVWADQDFRSIAHFYNPNIERGLFGHSHSLAVTKDYYDKALKLWQEGNRSKSMFYLGACVHIIQDLTISQHVQIRLLNKHRQYENYVKYTHDLVKEYIATKPPIMLDSPENYIRYNAKRAIRIEKKVKDIPSTKLRYYNKTLYTLPLAQRTTAGCYLLFLKDLKKVGAIHP is encoded by the coding sequence TTGGGTATAATAATTTTAGAAGACACAAGTGATGACAAAGAAGGAATGACAATGGGAAAAAGATTTGAAAAATATTATGGGAAATCTTTTAGAAGATTTTTGAAAATAATTAATCCGATCAAAAAATTATTTATATCTACAGATTGTGAAGTTCATAAATTCAATAATTTACATGGATTACAATTGTTGAAAAGATATAACTACGAAGATGAATATGATCTGTTTCATGATTATCTAGATGATATTAATGAAGGGTCTGTCTGGGCAGATCAAGATTTCAGAAGTATTGCACACTTTTATAACCCTAACATAGAAAGAGGATTATTCGGACATAGTCATTCGCTGGCGGTGACAAAAGATTATTATGATAAGGCTCTAAAACTATGGCAAGAAGGAAATAGGAGCAAGTCCATGTTTTATCTAGGTGCTTGTGTTCATATAATTCAAGACCTTACTATAAGTCAGCATGTTCAAATTAGATTGCTTAATAAACATAGACAATATGAAAACTATGTAAAATATACTCATGACTTGGTAAAAGAGTATATTGCTACTAAACCACCTATAATGTTGGATTCACCAGAAAATTATATTAGGTATAATGCTAAGAGAGCTATTAGGATAGAGAAAAAGGTAAAAGATATTCCTAGTACCAAATTAAGATATTATAACAAGACATTATATACATTACCATTAGCACAAAGAACTACAGCAGGTTGTTATCTATTGTTCTTGAAAGATTTGAAAAAGGTAGGGGCTATTCATCCATAA
- the cls gene encoding cardiolipin synthase, with translation MENFVITLSYNYVLFFLFNLIFTAIIITLERKSPTTTLAWLLFMIMLPGIGFIFYLIFSQNISKRKIFKYTSEESKLYKSILNKQRKEFENHSFKFNDKSMANYSDMILFHNKLSESFYSQNNDVQIVTDGKQKFHILFNDIKNAKNHIHIAYYIMKNDSISYELYDLLKQKAREGVKVRLLGDHIGCRHIKKQTYKELKEAGVEVALFFPSRFKLINSKANYRNHRKIAVIDGEVGFIGGFNVGDEYLGRNKRFGYWRDTHLRIKGDAVVGLQMRFLLDWRNASKKSLESSLEYFKETPSPSFGKIGMQIVTSGPDSINEQIKHGYIKMISSAKKTIIIQTPYFIPDESIMEALKIASVSGVDVRIMIPNKPDHMFVYWATYSYIGDLLKYGIRAFTYENGFLHSKMISVDGKLSSVGTCNFDIRSFKLNFEANAFIYDRQTTRTLEREFEKDLHLCNEITKDDYMNRSQRIKMKETISRLFSPIL, from the coding sequence ATGGAAAATTTTGTGATTACATTAAGTTATAATTATGTCCTTTTCTTCTTATTTAATTTAATATTTACAGCAATAATTATAACCTTAGAAAGAAAATCACCTACAACAACACTCGCCTGGCTGTTATTTATGATTATGCTTCCGGGTATTGGATTTATTTTTTACTTGATCTTCTCTCAAAATATATCCAAGAGAAAAATATTCAAATATACATCTGAAGAGAGTAAGTTATATAAGTCAATACTTAATAAGCAGAGAAAAGAATTTGAAAACCATTCTTTCAAGTTCAATGACAAGTCAATGGCCAATTATTCTGATATGATTCTTTTTCATAATAAATTAAGTGAATCCTTTTATTCCCAGAATAATGATGTGCAGATTGTCACTGATGGAAAACAGAAATTCCATATATTATTTAATGATATAAAAAATGCGAAAAACCATATTCACATAGCTTATTATATTATGAAAAATGATTCCATAAGCTATGAGTTATATGACCTTCTTAAGCAAAAAGCTCGTGAAGGTGTAAAAGTTAGATTATTAGGTGACCATATCGGTTGTAGACATATAAAAAAGCAGACCTATAAAGAATTAAAAGAAGCAGGAGTTGAAGTTGCACTATTCTTCCCCTCAAGATTCAAACTTATCAATTCAAAAGCCAACTATCGTAACCATCGTAAGATTGCTGTCATAGATGGTGAAGTAGGTTTTATCGGTGGGTTTAATGTTGGCGATGAATATCTAGGACGAAATAAGAGATTTGGTTATTGGCGTGATACCCATTTAAGGATTAAGGGTGATGCTGTTGTTGGTTTGCAGATGAGATTTTTATTAGATTGGAGAAATGCCTCCAAAAAATCTCTAGAATCATCATTAGAATATTTTAAGGAAACTCCTAGTCCATCATTCGGTAAGATAGGTATGCAGATAGTTACAAGCGGACCTGATTCCATTAATGAACAGATAAAACATGGTTATATCAAAATGATATCCTCAGCTAAAAAGACAATCATTATTCAAACACCTTATTTTATACCTGATGAAAGTATCATGGAAGCTCTAAAAATAGCTTCTGTATCTGGTGTGGATGTACGTATAATGATTCCTAACAAGCCAGACCATATGTTTGTCTACTGGGCAACCTATTCTTATATTGGTGATTTACTAAAATACGGTATACGTGCTTTCACCTATGAAAATGGTTTCTTACACTCTAAGATGATATCCGTAGACGGAAAATTATCTTCTGTGGGAACCTGTAACTTTGATATCAGAAGTTTCAAATTGAACTTTGAAGCTAATGCTTTTATATATGACAGACAAACTACCAGAACCCTTGAAAGAGAGTTCGAGAAAGATTTACACCTATGTAATGAAATAACAAAAGATGATTATATGAATAGATCTCAACGTATAAAAATGAAGGAAACTATATCTAGGCTCTTTTCACCAATACTATAG
- a CDS encoding GNAT family N-acetyltransferase, translating into MYKFFLEIPSINRKEQALDYLNEHIKFNSNINGTGGMDKCLKEITYEEWLIEREKKRDKEYAYSINKVPGEVFFLIRKNDNKLVGMISIRHNLTPVMLKFGGHIGYGIRPTERRNGYNKINLYLGLLEAEKIGLDKVMIDCSVTNLGSDRTIKSLGGVLERTEIDPSDNTLTNVYWIDVSKSLQDYKTTYMKYIIT; encoded by the coding sequence ATGTACAAATTTTTTTTAGAGATTCCCTCAATAAATAGAAAAGAACAAGCACTGGATTATTTAAATGAGCATATTAAATTTAATTCAAATATTAACGGTACAGGTGGAATGGATAAATGCTTGAAAGAAATCACTTACGAAGAATGGTTAATTGAAAGAGAAAAAAAGAGAGATAAAGAATATGCGTACAGTATAAATAAAGTCCCAGGAGAAGTATTCTTTCTAATAAGGAAAAACGATAATAAATTAGTTGGAATGATAAGTATTAGGCATAATCTAACCCCTGTAATGTTGAAGTTTGGTGGACATATTGGCTATGGTATCAGACCAACTGAGAGACGTAATGGATATAATAAAATAAATCTATACTTAGGATTGCTTGAAGCAGAAAAAATAGGATTAGATAAAGTTATGATTGATTGTTCAGTAACTAATTTAGGATCAGATCGTACAATCAAATCTTTGGGTGGCGTGTTGGAAAGAACAGAAATAGACCCAAGTGATAATACGTTGACTAATGTTTACTGGATAGATGTAAGTAAATCATTACAAGATTATAAAACTACGTATATGAAGTATATTATTACTTGA
- the argH gene encoding argininosuccinate lyase, with protein sequence MMKLWGGRFEKATNVMVDDFNSSIRFDKRLYKQDINGSIAHVTMLGKQDIIPQEDADVIKKGLQELLLDIENNKVAFDIEAEDIHMNIEKLLIEKIGIVGKKLHTGRSRNDQVTLDMRMYLKEEIIDIKKLVINLLQVLLDIAKNNTETIMPGYTHLQKAQPITFAHHVMAYFEMLKRDIGRLDDTYKRTNSLPLGAGALATTTYPLDREYVAELLDFDNVCLNSIDAVSDRDYCIELINSLSMLMMHLSRFSEEIILWCSNEFQFIELDDAYSTGSSIMPQKKNPDIAELVRGKTGRVYGSLIGLLTTIKSLPLAYNKDMQEDKEATFDAIDTVKMCLPIFTDMLKTMKINKEKMYDGAGGGFTNATDAADYLVKKNLPFRDAHAVIGKLVLYCVNNNKNLEDMTLDEYKSVSPIFEDDIYEAISLETCVNKRNVIGGPSKEMMCKVINMNQEYLAAVLETID encoded by the coding sequence ATAATGAAACTTTGGGGCGGACGTTTTGAAAAAGCTACTAATGTGATGGTTGATGATTTTAACTCATCTATCCGTTTTGATAAAAGATTATACAAACAAGATATAAATGGCAGTATTGCCCATGTAACAATGCTAGGCAAACAAGATATCATTCCACAAGAAGATGCTGATGTGATTAAAAAAGGACTTCAAGAACTTCTACTTGATATAGAAAACAACAAAGTCGCTTTTGACATAGAAGCAGAAGATATCCACATGAATATTGAAAAACTTCTGATAGAGAAAATTGGTATCGTTGGTAAAAAACTCCATACAGGAAGAAGCAGGAATGACCAAGTTACCCTTGATATGCGTATGTACCTGAAAGAAGAGATCATAGACATAAAAAAATTGGTTATTAACCTTTTACAAGTTTTATTGGATATAGCTAAAAATAATACTGAAACTATTATGCCAGGATATACTCATCTTCAAAAGGCCCAACCAATAACTTTTGCTCATCATGTAATGGCATATTTTGAGATGTTAAAACGTGATATAGGAAGACTTGATGATACTTACAAAAGAACCAACTCTCTTCCATTAGGAGCAGGAGCATTAGCTACCACTACATATCCACTTGATAGAGAATACGTAGCTGAGTTACTTGATTTTGATAATGTATGCCTTAATAGTATCGATGCTGTTTCAGATAGGGATTATTGTATAGAACTGATCAACTCCCTATCCATGTTGATGATGCATTTAAGCAGATTTTCTGAGGAAATTATTTTATGGTGTTCTAATGAATTTCAATTCATTGAATTAGATGATGCCTATAGTACTGGCAGCAGTATTATGCCTCAAAAGAAAAATCCTGATATCGCTGAACTAGTTAGAGGTAAAACAGGTAGAGTCTATGGTTCACTAATAGGTCTACTTACTACCATAAAATCCTTACCTCTTGCATATAATAAAGATATGCAGGAAGATAAAGAAGCAACTTTCGATGCTATTGATACTGTAAAGATGTGTCTTCCTATCTTTACCGATATGCTTAAAACAATGAAAATCAACAAAGAAAAGATGTACGACGGTGCTGGTGGAGGATTTACTAACGCTACAGATGCAGCGGATTATCTGGTTAAAAAGAATCTCCCATTCAGAGATGCCCATGCAGTAATCGGTAAATTAGTTCTATATTGTGTAAACAACAATAAAAACCTTGAAGATATGACTTTAGATGAATACAAAAGTGTTTCCCCTATCTTTGAAGATGACATATATGAAGCAATATCTTTAGAGACTTGTGTCAATAAAAGAAATGTAATCGGTGGTCCATCAAAAGAAATGATGTGTAAAGTTATTAATATGAACCAAGAATATTTAGCTGCTGTTTTGGAAACAATTGATTAG
- the glgB gene encoding 1,4-alpha-glucan branching protein GlgB, which yields MKDYINQDELNVLINSNHRDPHHILGIHEYKNKYYVNAFLPYTKEVYLKDKNSSKKVKMEKVHEAGFYTILINKIIDYKFYVINEEGYKWEIEDPYRFQSQISDVDLYLFGKGTHYEIYNKLGAHVLEIDGVLGVMFAVWAPNAMRVSVIGDFNHWDGRIHQMRELGNSGIYELFIPSLVSGEKYKYEIKTKQGSLLEKSDPYGNYSELRPSTASIVANVNSYEWKDSKWLESRMNKNPIDEPVSIYEVHLGSWRRGDDNEFLSYRELADQLIKYVKDMGYTHIELLPIAEHPYDASWGYQVIGYYAVTSRFGTPEEFMYLVDCCHNNNIGVILDWVPAHFPKDEHGLIRFDGTALYEHDDPKRGEHPHWGTMIFNYGRSEVSNFLIANAVYWFDKFHIDGLRVDAVASMLYLDYGKDYGEWIPNRDGGRENHEAVEFFKHLNSIVYEKYPGIMMIAEESTSWTGVSRPTNLGGLGFGMKWNMGWMNDFLRYMQKEPVHRKYHHNDLTFSMVYAYTENFILVLSHDEVVHGKGSMIGKMPGDYWQKFANLRVAYGFMYGHPGKKLQFMGNEFAQFEEWTESKSLDWHLLLYDSHRQIQDYVRDMNKLYHKEIAFWYDDFSQNGFEWINCGDYEESIITFIRKGIELKDTLVFTCNFTPIPRTMHRIGVPYKGEYREILSSDAEKYGGSGIMNKKVIRSMDLEWDGRNQAIDIKVPPLGMSILKYEGVKK from the coding sequence ATGAAAGACTATATTAATCAAGATGAATTAAACGTATTAATAAATTCTAATCACAGAGATCCACATCATATTCTAGGAATTCATGAATATAAAAACAAATATTATGTCAATGCATTTTTACCATATACAAAAGAAGTGTATTTAAAAGACAAGAATAGTTCTAAGAAAGTAAAAATGGAAAAAGTACATGAAGCAGGGTTTTATACTATACTCATCAATAAGATAATTGACTACAAATTCTATGTAATAAATGAAGAAGGCTATAAGTGGGAGATAGAAGACCCCTATAGATTTCAGAGTCAAATTAGTGATGTAGACCTTTATCTTTTTGGTAAGGGAACTCATTACGAAATATACAATAAGTTGGGAGCTCATGTTCTAGAAATAGATGGAGTATTAGGTGTTATGTTTGCTGTATGGGCGCCTAATGCTATGAGAGTCAGTGTTATAGGTGACTTCAATCATTGGGATGGAAGAATACATCAAATGAGGGAGCTGGGTAATTCAGGGATATATGAATTATTTATCCCCTCATTAGTATCTGGTGAAAAATATAAGTATGAGATAAAAACTAAGCAAGGGAGTCTATTAGAAAAAAGTGATCCATATGGTAATTACTCAGAATTGCGTCCAAGCACAGCCTCTATAGTGGCTAATGTAAATTCCTATGAATGGAAGGATTCCAAATGGTTGGAAAGTAGAATGAACAAGAATCCTATTGATGAACCGGTATCCATATATGAAGTACATCTAGGTTCATGGAGACGAGGAGACGATAACGAATTTTTAAGTTATAGAGAGTTAGCTGATCAATTAATTAAATATGTGAAAGATATGGGATATACACATATAGAATTGTTACCTATAGCTGAACATCCGTATGATGCTTCTTGGGGATATCAAGTCATAGGATATTATGCAGTTACCAGTAGGTTTGGAACACCTGAAGAGTTTATGTATCTAGTTGATTGCTGTCATAATAACAATATCGGTGTAATACTTGACTGGGTACCTGCTCATTTTCCAAAAGATGAGCATGGCCTTATTAGATTTGACGGTACAGCATTATATGAACATGATGACCCAAAAAGAGGAGAACATCCACATTGGGGTACAATGATATTTAATTATGGAAGAAGTGAAGTAAGTAACTTCTTGATTGCTAATGCAGTTTATTGGTTTGATAAATTCCATATTGATGGACTTAGAGTAGATGCAGTAGCCTCAATGTTATATCTTGATTATGGGAAAGATTATGGAGAATGGATTCCTAATAGAGATGGTGGAAGAGAGAATCATGAAGCTGTAGAATTCTTCAAACATCTTAATTCAATAGTATATGAAAAATATCCAGGTATCATGATGATTGCTGAAGAGTCAACATCATGGACTGGTGTTTCCAGACCTACTAATCTAGGTGGATTAGGTTTTGGCATGAAATGGAATATGGGTTGGATGAATGATTTTCTTAGATATATGCAGAAAGAACCTGTTCACAGAAAATATCATCATAATGATTTGACATTCAGTATGGTATACGCATACACTGAGAATTTTATTCTAGTTCTATCACATGATGAAGTAGTACATGGAAAAGGTTCAATGATAGGTAAGATGCCTGGTGATTACTGGCAGAAATTTGCTAATCTTAGAGTTGCTTATGGATTCATGTATGGGCATCCAGGGAAAAAACTGCAATTCATGGGTAATGAATTCGCTCAATTCGAAGAGTGGACAGAAAGCAAAAGTCTTGATTGGCACCTACTATTATATGACAGCCATAGACAGATACAGGATTATGTTAGAGATATGAATAAATTGTATCATAAAGAAATAGCTTTTTGGTATGATGATTTTTCACAAAATGGATTTGAATGGATTAATTGCGGGGATTACGAGGAAAGTATTATCACTTTCATAAGAAAAGGAATAGAGCTGAAAGATACACTGGTTTTTACTTGTAATTTTACTCCTATACCACGAACTATGCATAGGATTGGTGTACCATATAAAGGAGAGTACAGAGAGATTTTAAGCAGTGATGCTGAGAAGTATGGTGGTAGTGGTATAATGAATAAAAAAGTAATTAGATCAATGGATTTGGAGTGGGATGGAAGAAATCAGGCAATTGATATAAAGGTTCCTCCATTAGGTATGTCAATATTGAAGTATGAGGGTGTTAAAAAATAG
- a CDS encoding helix-turn-helix domain-containing protein yields the protein MDTIGIRLETAIKKLKITKKEFANSIDYSPGNVTDWIKGRYKPSAKALINMENVYNLSQKWLIHGQGDIFVIKNTSPLNNDELTTDELDLLNDYRDLDDYQKGKVRGYIDGLVDKSVCK from the coding sequence ATGGATACCATTGGAATACGTTTAGAAACAGCAATAAAGAAATTGAAAATAACTAAAAAAGAATTTGCTAATTCCATAGATTATTCTCCTGGAAATGTTACTGACTGGATAAAAGGCAGATATAAGCCATCAGCTAAGGCTCTTATCAATATGGAAAATGTATATAATCTTTCTCAAAAATGGTTAATACATGGTCAAGGCGATATATTCGTAATTAAGAATACATCTCCACTAAATAATGATGAATTAACTACAGATGAGTTAGATCTATTAAACGATTATCGTGATTTAGACGATTATCAAAAAGGTAAAGTTAGAGGATATATAGATGGATTAGTGGATAAATCAGTATGTAAGTAG